Proteins encoded in a region of the Streptomyces violaceoruber genome:
- the secY gene encoding preprotein translocase subunit SecY — MLTAFARAFKTPDLRKKLLFTLGIIVVYRLGTHIPIPGVDYKNVQECVDQASGNQGLFGLVNMFSGGALLQITVFALGIMPYITASIILQLLTVVIPRLEALKKEGQAGTAKITQYTRYLTVALAILQGTGLVATARSGALFSGCTVAGQIVPDQAIFTTVVMVICMTAGTCVVMWLGELITDRGIGNGMSILMFISIAATFPSALWAIKKQGELADGWIEFGTVILVGLVMVGLVVFVEQAQRRIPVQYAKRMIGRRSYGGTSTYIPLKVNQAGVIPVIFASSLLYIPALIVQFSNSTAGWATWITKNLADTAATPHIILYFFLIVFFAFFYVAISFNPEEVADNMKKYGGFIPGIRAGRPTAEYLSYVLNRITWPGSLYLGLIALVPTMALAGFGANQNFPFGGTSILIIVGVGLETVKQIESQLQQRNYEGFLR; from the coding sequence GTGCTCACCGCGTTCGCCCGGGCGTTCAAGACGCCCGACCTGCGCAAGAAGCTGCTCTTCACGCTCGGCATCATCGTGGTGTACCGACTCGGTACCCACATTCCCATTCCAGGCGTCGACTACAAGAACGTCCAGGAGTGCGTGGACCAGGCGTCCGGCAACCAGGGCCTCTTCGGCCTGGTCAACATGTTCAGCGGTGGCGCCCTGCTGCAGATCACGGTCTTCGCGCTCGGCATCATGCCGTACATCACGGCGAGCATCATTCTGCAGCTGCTGACCGTCGTGATCCCGCGCCTGGAAGCCCTCAAGAAGGAGGGCCAGGCCGGTACGGCGAAGATCACGCAGTACACCCGCTACCTGACCGTCGCGCTCGCCATCCTCCAGGGCACCGGCCTGGTGGCCACCGCCCGCAGCGGCGCCCTCTTCTCCGGCTGCACCGTCGCCGGTCAGATCGTGCCCGACCAGGCCATCTTCACCACCGTCGTCATGGTCATCTGCATGACCGCCGGTACCTGCGTCGTCATGTGGCTCGGCGAGCTGATCACCGACCGCGGCATCGGCAACGGCATGTCGATCCTGATGTTCATCTCGATCGCCGCGACCTTCCCCTCCGCCCTGTGGGCCATCAAGAAGCAGGGCGAGCTGGCCGACGGCTGGATCGAGTTCGGCACGGTCATCCTCGTCGGCCTGGTCATGGTCGGCCTGGTGGTCTTCGTGGAGCAGGCCCAGCGCCGCATCCCCGTGCAGTACGCGAAGCGCATGATCGGCCGCCGCTCCTACGGCGGTACCTCGACGTACATCCCGCTCAAGGTGAACCAGGCGGGTGTCATCCCCGTCATCTTCGCCTCGTCGCTGCTCTACATCCCGGCACTGATCGTCCAGTTCTCGAACTCGACGGCGGGCTGGGCCACCTGGATCACGAAGAATCTCGCGGACACGGCGGCGACGCCGCACATCATCCTGTACTTCTTCCTGATCGTCTTCTTCGCCTTCTTCTACGTGGCCATCTCGTTCAACCCCGAGGAAGTCGCGGACAACATGAAGAAGTATGGTGGCTTCATCCCGGGCATCCGGGCTGGCCGACCGACCGCTGAGTATCTGAGCTACGTACTCAACCGGATCACCTGGCCGGGTTCGCTGTACTTGGGTCTGATCGCTCTCGTCCCGACAATGGCGTTGGCTGGTTTCGGGGCAAACCAGAACTTCCCGTTCGGTGGCACCAGCATCCTGATCATCGTGGGTGTCGGTCTCGAGACGGTGAAGCAGATCGAGAGCCAGCTCCAGCAGCGCAATTACGAAGGGTTCCTCCGCTGA
- the rplO gene encoding 50S ribosomal protein L15, giving the protein MAENNPLKIHNLRPAPGAKTAKTRVGRGEASKGKTAGRGTKGTKARYQVPERFEGGQMPLHMRLPKLKGFKNPFKTEFQVVNLDKLAALYPEGGEVTVEGLVAKGAVRKNSLVKVLGQGEISVALQVTVDAVSGSAKEKITAAGGTVTELV; this is encoded by the coding sequence ATGGCGGAGAACAACCCGCTCAAGATCCACAACCTCCGTCCCGCCCCCGGCGCCAAGACCGCCAAGACCCGTGTCGGTCGTGGTGAGGCGTCGAAGGGTAAGACGGCCGGTCGTGGTACCAAGGGCACGAAGGCCCGTTACCAGGTTCCGGAGCGCTTCGAGGGTGGCCAGATGCCCCTCCACATGCGTCTTCCGAAGCTGAAGGGCTTCAAGAACCCGTTCAAGACCGAGTTCCAGGTCGTGAACCTCGACAAGCTGGCCGCGCTGTACCCCGAGGGTGGCGAGGTCACCGTCGAGGGCCTGGTGGCCAAGGGTGCCGTTCGCAAGAACAGCCTCGTCAAGGTCCTCGGCCAGGGCGAGATCTCCGTGGCGCTGCAGGTGACGGTCGACGCCGTCTCCGGCTCCGCCAAGGAGAAGATCACCGCCGCCGGCGGTACCGTCACCGAGCTCGTCTGA
- the rpmD gene encoding 50S ribosomal protein L30 produces the protein MAQLKITQVKSYIGSKQNHRDTLRSLGLKGINTQVVKEDRPEFRGMVHTVRHLVTVEEVD, from the coding sequence ATGGCGCAGCTCAAGATTACGCAGGTCAAGTCCTACATCGGCAGCAAGCAGAACCACCGTGACACCCTGCGCTCCCTTGGTCTCAAGGGCATCAACACGCAGGTCGTCAAGGAGGACCGCCCCGAGTTCCGCGGCATGGTGCACACCGTCCGCCACCTCGTGACGGTCGAGGAGGTCGACTGA
- the rpsE gene encoding 30S ribosomal protein S5 encodes MAGPQRRGSGAGGGERRDRKGRDGGAGAAEKTAYVERVVAINRVAKVVKGGRRFSFTALVVVGDGDGTVGVGYGKAKEVPAAIAKGVEEAKKHFFKVPRIQGTIPHPIQGEKAAGVVLLKPASPGTGVIAGGPVRAVLECAGIHDVLSKSLGSDNQINIVHATVEALKGLQRPEEIAARRGLPLEDVAPAALLRARAGAGA; translated from the coding sequence ATGGCTGGACCCCAGCGCCGCGGTAGCGGTGCCGGTGGCGGCGAGCGGCGGGACCGGAAGGGCCGTGACGGTGGCGCAGGTGCCGCCGAGAAGACCGCTTACGTTGAGCGCGTCGTCGCGATCAACCGCGTCGCCAAGGTTGTGAAGGGTGGTCGTCGCTTCAGCTTCACCGCGCTGGTCGTGGTGGGCGACGGTGACGGCACCGTGGGTGTCGGATACGGCAAGGCCAAGGAGGTGCCGGCCGCCATCGCCAAGGGTGTTGAGGAGGCCAAGAAGCACTTCTTCAAGGTCCCCCGCATCCAGGGCACCATCCCGCACCCCATCCAGGGTGAGAAGGCTGCCGGCGTCGTGCTGCTCAAGCCCGCGTCCCCCGGTACCGGCGTTATCGCCGGTGGTCCGGTGCGCGCCGTGCTCGAGTGCGCCGGTATCCACGACGTGCTGTCGAAGTCGCTCGGCTCCGACAACCAGATCAACATCGTGCACGCGACCGTGGAGGCCCTCAAGGGCCTGCAGCGTCCCGAGGAGATCGCGGCCCGCCGTGGTCTGCCGCTCGAGGACGTCGCCCCCGCGGCCCTTCTCCGTGCGCGTGCCGGGGCGGGTGCGTAA
- the rplR gene encoding 50S ribosomal protein L18, protein MAYGQKILKGDAYKRAAIKRRHIRIRKNLSGTAERPRLVVTRSNRHIVAQVIDDIKGHTLASASTLDTSIRGGEADKSAQAKQVGALVAERAKAAGVEAVVFDRGGNQYAGRIAALADAAREAGLKF, encoded by the coding sequence ATGGCATACGGACAGAAGATCCTCAAGGGCGACGCCTACAAGCGCGCCGCGATCAAGCGCCGCCACATCCGGATTCGCAAGAATCTCTCGGGTACGGCGGAGCGTCCCCGTCTGGTCGTTACCCGTTCGAACCGCCACATCGTGGCCCAGGTGATCGACGACATCAAGGGTCACACCCTGGCGTCGGCGTCCACCCTGGACACCTCGATCCGCGGTGGCGAGGCCGACAAGTCCGCGCAGGCCAAGCAGGTCGGCGCCCTGGTCGCCGAGCGCGCCAAGGCTGCCGGTGTCGAGGCCGTCGTGTTCGACCGTGGTGGTAACCAGTACGCCGGGCGCATCGCCGCCCTGGCGGACGCCGCCCGCGAAGCCGGACTGAAGTTCTGA
- the rplF gene encoding 50S ribosomal protein L6 yields the protein MSRIGKLPIAVPAGVDVTIDGRTVSVKGPKGSLTHTVVAPIDIAKGEDGVLNVTRPNDERQSKALHGLSRTLVANMITGVTQGYVKKLEISGVGYRVLAKGSNLEFSLGYSHPILVEAPEGITFKVENPTHFSVEGIDKQKVGEVAANIRKLRKPDPYKAKGVKYEGEVIRRKVGKAGK from the coding sequence ATGTCGCGCATCGGCAAGCTCCCCATCGCGGTTCCCGCCGGCGTGGACGTCACCATCGACGGCCGTACGGTTTCGGTCAAGGGCCCCAAGGGCTCGCTGACCCACACCGTCGTGGCGCCGATCGACATCGCCAAGGGTGAGGACGGCGTGCTGAACGTCACCCGCCCCAACGACGAGCGTCAGAGCAAGGCCCTGCACGGCCTGTCCCGCACGCTGGTGGCGAACATGATCACCGGCGTGACCCAGGGTTACGTGAAGAAGCTCGAGATCAGCGGTGTCGGTTACCGCGTGCTCGCCAAGGGTTCGAACCTGGAGTTCTCCCTCGGCTACAGCCACCCGATCCTGGTCGAGGCCCCCGAGGGAATCACCTTCAAGGTGGAGAACCCGACCCACTTCTCGGTCGAGGGCATCGACAAGCAGAAGGTCGGCGAGGTTGCGGCCAACATCCGCAAGCTGCGCAAGCCCGACCCGTACAAGGCCAAGGGCGTCAAGTACGAGGGCGAAGTCATCCGCCGCAAGGTCGGAAAGGCGGGTAAGTAA
- the rpsH gene encoding 30S ribosomal protein S8: MTMTDPIADMLTRLRNANSAYHDSVTMPASKIKSHIAEILQQEGFITGWKTEDAEVGKNLTLELKFGPNRERSIAGIKRISKPGLRVYAKSTNLPKVLGGLGVAIISTSHGLLTDKQAGKKGVGGEVLAYVW; encoded by the coding sequence ATGACCATGACTGATCCGATCGCAGACATGCTTACGCGTCTGCGGAACGCGAACTCGGCGTACCACGACTCCGTGACGATGCCGGCGTCCAAGATCAAGTCTCACATCGCGGAGATCCTCCAGCAGGAGGGCTTCATCACCGGCTGGAAGACCGAGGACGCCGAGGTTGGCAAGAACCTCACCCTCGAGCTGAAGTTCGGTCCGAACCGTGAGCGCTCCATCGCGGGCATCAAGCGGATCTCCAAGCCCGGTCTCCGGGTGTACGCGAAGTCCACCAACCTGCCCAAGGTGCTGGGTGGCCTCGGCGTGGCGATCATCTCCACGTCCCACGGGCTCCTCACCGACAAGCAGGCCGGCAAGAAGGGCGTAGGCGGAGAAGTCCTCGCCTACGTCTGGTAA
- a CDS encoding type Z 30S ribosomal protein S14 — protein MAKKALIAKAARKPKFGVRGYTRCQRCGRPHSVYRKFGLCRVCLREMAHRGELPGVTKSSW, from the coding sequence ATGGCGAAGAAGGCTCTGATTGCCAAGGCTGCTCGCAAGCCCAAGTTCGGTGTCCGCGGCTACACGCGCTGCCAGCGCTGCGGCCGTCCGCACTCCGTCTACCGCAAGTTCGGCCTGTGCCGCGTGTGCCTTCGTGAGATGGCTCACCGTGGCGAGCTGCCGGGCGTGACCAAGAGCTCCTGGTAA
- the rplE gene encoding 50S ribosomal protein L5 encodes MATTTTPRLKTKYREEIAGKLREEFSYENVMQIPGLVKIVVNMGVGDAARDSKLIEGAIRDLTTITGQKPAVTKARKSIAQFKLREGQPIGAHVTLRGDRMWEFLDRTLSLALPRIRDFRGLSPKQFDGRGNYTFGLTEQVMFHEIDQDKIDRTRGMDITVVTTATNDAEGRALLRHLGFPFKEA; translated from the coding sequence ATGGCTACCACCACCACTCCGCGTCTCAAGACGAAGTACCGCGAGGAGATCGCGGGCAAGCTGCGTGAGGAGTTCTCCTACGAGAACGTCATGCAGATCCCCGGCCTCGTGAAGATCGTGGTCAACATGGGTGTCGGCGACGCCGCCCGTGACTCGAAGCTGATCGAGGGCGCGATCCGCGACCTGACCACCATCACCGGTCAGAAGCCGGCCGTCACCAAGGCCCGCAAGTCCATCGCGCAGTTCAAGCTGCGTGAGGGTCAGCCGATCGGTGCTCACGTCACGCTCCGTGGCGACCGCATGTGGGAGTTCCTGGACCGCACCCTGTCGCTGGCGCTGCCGCGTATCCGCGACTTCCGCGGCCTGTCCCCCAAGCAGTTCGACGGCCGTGGCAACTACACCTTCGGTCTCACGGAGCAGGTCATGTTCCACGAGATCGACCAGGACAAGATCGACCGCACCCGGGGTATGGACATCACCGTGGTGACCACGGCGACCAACGACGCCGAGGGCCGCGCGCTCCTCCGTCACCTCGGCTTCCCCTTCAAGGAGGCGTGA
- the rplX gene encoding 50S ribosomal protein L24 — MKIKKGDLVQVITGKDKGKQGKVIAAFPREDRVLVEGVNRVKKHTKAGPTARGSQAGGIVTTEAPIHVSNVQLVVEKDGNKVVTRVGYRFDDEGNKVRVAKRTGEDI; from the coding sequence ATGAAGATCAAGAAGGGCGACCTGGTCCAGGTCATCACCGGTAAGGACAAGGGCAAGCAGGGCAAGGTCATCGCGGCCTTCCCCCGTGAGGACCGCGTCCTGGTCGAGGGTGTCAACCGGGTCAAGAAGCACACCAAGGCCGGTCCGACCGCTCGCGGTTCGCAGGCCGGCGGCATCGTGACCACCGAGGCCCCGATCCACGTCTCCAACGTCCAGCTGGTCGTGGAGAAGGACGGCAACAAGGTCGTCACGCGCGTCGGTTACCGCTTCGACGACGAGGGCAACAAGGTTCGCGTTGCCAAGCGGACGGGTGAGGACATCTGA
- the rplN gene encoding 50S ribosomal protein L14 produces MIQQESRLRVADNTGAKEILTIRVLGGSGRRYAGIGDVIVATVKDAIPGGNVKKGDVVKAVIVRTVKERRRPDGSYIRFDENAAVILKNDGDPRGTRIFGPVGRELREKKFMKIISLAPEVL; encoded by the coding sequence GTGATCCAGCAGGAGTCGCGGCTGCGTGTCGCCGACAACACGGGTGCGAAGGAAATCCTGACCATCCGTGTGCTCGGTGGCTCGGGCCGCCGCTACGCGGGTATCGGTGACGTCATCGTCGCCACCGTCAAGGACGCGATCCCCGGTGGCAACGTGAAGAAGGGTGACGTCGTCAAGGCGGTCATCGTTCGCACCGTCAAGGAGCGCCGCCGTCCCGACGGCTCGTACATCCGCTTCGACGAGAACGCCGCCGTCATTCTGAAGAACGACGGCGACCCTCGCGGCACCCGTATCTTCGGCCCGGTGGGCCGTGAGCTGCGCGAGAAGAAGTTCATGAAGATCATCTCCCTCGCGCCGGAGGTGCTGTGA
- the rpsQ gene encoding 30S ribosomal protein S17 has translation MSESNVTEETKAARGFRKTRQGLVVSDKMDKTVVVAVEDRVTHALYGKVIRRTEKLKAHDEQNAAGVGDRVLLMETRPLSATKRWRVVEVLEKAK, from the coding sequence ATGAGCGAGAGCAATGTGACTGAAGAGACGAAGGCCGCGCGCGGCTTCCGCAAGACCCGCCAGGGTCTGGTCGTCAGCGACAAGATGGACAAGACCGTCGTCGTCGCCGTCGAGGACCGCGTGACCCACGCCCTGTACGGCAAGGTCATCCGCCGTACCGAGAAGCTCAAGGCTCACGACGAGCAGAACGCCGCGGGCGTCGGCGACCGTGTCCTCCTCATGGAGACCCGGCCGCTGTCCGCGACGAAGCGCTGGCGCGTCGTCGAGGTCCTCGAGAAGGCCAAGTAA
- the rpmC gene encoding 50S ribosomal protein L29, producing the protein MSAGTKASELRELGNEELLAKLREAKEELFNLRFQAATGQLENHGRLKAVRKDIARIYTLMRERELGIETVESA; encoded by the coding sequence ATGTCGGCCGGTACCAAGGCGTCCGAGCTGCGCGAGCTGGGCAACGAGGAGCTTCTGGCGAAGCTCCGCGAGGCCAAGGAAGAGCTGTTCAACCTCCGCTTCCAGGCGGCGACGGGCCAGCTCGAGAACCACGGTCGGCTCAAGGCCGTCCGTAAGGACATCGCCCGGATCTACACCCTGATGCGTGAGCGCGAGCTGGGCATCGAGACGGTGGAGAGCGCCTGA
- the rplP gene encoding 50S ribosomal protein L16: MLIPRRVKHRKQHHPKRRGMAKGGTQVAFGEYGIQALTPAYVTNRQIEAARIAMTRHIKRGGKVWINIYPDRPLTKKPAETRMGSGKGSPEWWIANVHPGRVMFELSYPNEKIAREALTRAAHKLPMKCRIVKREAGEA; this comes from the coding sequence ATGCTGATCCCCCGTAGGGTCAAGCACCGCAAGCAGCACCACCCCAAGCGCCGCGGCATGGCCAAGGGCGGTACGCAGGTTGCGTTCGGCGAGTACGGCATCCAGGCCCTCACGCCGGCGTACGTGACCAACCGCCAGATCGAGGCGGCCCGTATCGCGATGACCCGCCACATCAAGCGTGGCGGCAAGGTCTGGATCAACATCTACCCGGACCGCCCGCTCACGAAGAAGCCGGCCGAGACCCGCATGGGTTCCGGTAAGGGTTCTCCGGAGTGGTGGATCGCGAACGTGCACCCGGGCCGGGTCATGTTCGAGCTGTCCTACCCCAACGAGAAGATCGCCCGTGAGGCGCTGACCCGTGCGGCCCACAAGCTGCCGATGAAGTGCCGGATCGTCAAGCGCGAGGCAGGTGAAGCGTGA
- the rpsC gene encoding 30S ribosomal protein S3: MGQKVNPHGFRLGITTDFKSRWYADKLYKDYVKEDVAIRRMLTSGMERAGISKVEIERTRDRVRVDIHTARPGIVIGRRGAEADKIRGQLEKLTGKQVQLNILEVKSPETDAQLVAQAVAEQLSSRVSFRRAMRKSMQGTMKAGAKGIKIQCGGRLGGAEMSRSEFYREGRVPLHTLRANVDYGFFEAKTTFGRIGVKVWIYKGDVKNIAEVRAENAAARAGNRPARGGGNDRPARGGRGGERRGRKPQQQSAPAAEATKAEAPAAAAPAESTGTEA, translated from the coding sequence ATGGGCCAGAAGGTAAACCCGCACGGGTTCCGGCTCGGCATCACCACCGACTTCAAGTCGCGTTGGTACGCCGACAAGCTGTACAAGGACTACGTCAAGGAAGACGTCGCCATCCGCCGGATGCTGACGTCCGGCATGGAGCGCGCCGGCATCTCCAAGGTCGAGATCGAGCGCACCCGTGACCGCGTCCGCGTGGACATCCACACGGCTCGTCCGGGCATCGTCATCGGCCGCCGCGGTGCGGAGGCCGACAAGATCCGCGGTCAGCTCGAGAAGCTCACCGGCAAGCAGGTCCAGCTGAACATCCTCGAGGTCAAGAGCCCCGAGACCGACGCTCAGCTGGTTGCCCAGGCCGTCGCCGAGCAGCTCTCCTCCCGCGTCTCCTTCCGTCGCGCCATGCGCAAGAGCATGCAGGGCACGATGAAGGCCGGCGCCAAGGGCATCAAGATCCAGTGCGGTGGCCGCCTCGGTGGCGCCGAGATGTCCCGCTCGGAGTTCTACCGCGAGGGCCGTGTGCCCCTGCACACGCTCCGCGCGAACGTGGACTACGGCTTCTTCGAGGCCAAGACGACCTTCGGCCGCATCGGTGTGAAGGTCTGGATCTACAAGGGCGACGTCAAGAACATCGCCGAGGTCCGCGCCGAGAACGCCGCCGCGCGTGCGGGCAACCGCCCGGCCCGCGGTGGCGGCAACGACCGCCCGGCCCGTGGTGGCCGCGGTGGCGAGCGTCGCGGGCGCAAGCCGCAGCAGCAGTCGGCTCCGGCCGCCGAGGCCACCAAGGCCGAGGCGCCCGCCGCTGCCGCTCCGGCTGAGAGCACCGGAACGGAGGCCTGA
- the rplV gene encoding 50S ribosomal protein L22, which produces MEARAQARYIRVTPMKARRVVDLIRGMDATEAQAVLRFAPQAASVPVGKVLDSAIANAAHNYDHTDADSLFISEAYVDEGPTLKRFRPRAQGRAYRIRKRTSHITVVVSSKEGTR; this is translated from the coding sequence ATGGAAGCCAGGGCCCAGGCGCGGTACATCCGCGTCACGCCCATGAAGGCCCGCCGCGTGGTGGACCTCATCCGTGGCATGGATGCCACGGAGGCTCAGGCGGTCCTGCGTTTCGCCCCGCAGGCCGCGAGCGTGCCGGTCGGCAAGGTGCTGGACAGCGCCATCGCCAACGCCGCGCACAACTACGACCACACCGACGCCGACAGCCTCTTCATTTCCGAGGCGTACGTCGACGAGGGCCCGACCCTGAAGCGGTTCCGTCCGCGTGCCCAGGGCCGCGCCTACCGGATCCGCAAGCGGACCAGCCACATCACCGTGGTCGTCAGCAGCAAGGAAGGAACCCGGTAA
- the rpsS gene encoding 30S ribosomal protein S19 — MPRSLKKGPFVDDHLIKKVDTQNEAGTKNVIKTWSRRSMIVPAMLGHTIAVHNGKTHIPVFVTESMVGHKLGEFSPTRTFRGHVKDDRKSKRR, encoded by the coding sequence ATGCCTCGTAGCTTGAAGAAGGGACCCTTCGTCGACGACCACCTGATCAAGAAGGTGGACACGCAGAACGAAGCCGGTACCAAGAACGTCATCAAGACCTGGTCCCGTCGCTCGATGATCGTCCCGGCGATGCTCGGCCACACGATCGCGGTGCACAACGGCAAGACCCACATCCCGGTGTTTGTCACCGAGTCCATGGTCGGCCACAAGCTCGGCGAGTTCTCGCCGACGCGCACCTTCCGGGGTCACGTCAAGGACGACCGGAAGTCGAAGCGCCGCTAA
- the rplB gene encoding 50S ribosomal protein L2, with translation MGIRKYKPTTPGRRGSSVADFVEVTRSTPEKSLVRPLHSKGGRNNAGRVTVRHQGGGHKRAYRVIDFRRHDKDGVPAKVAHIEYDPNRTARIALLHYADGEKRYILAPRNLQQGDRVENGPGADIKPGNNLALRNIPVGTTIHAIELRPGGGAKFARSAGASVQLLAKEGTMAHLRMPSGEIRLVDQRCRATVGEVGNAEQSNINWGKAGRKRWLGVRPTVRGVVMNPVDHPHGGGEGRTSGGRHPVSPWGKKEGRTRSPKKASNKYIVRRRKTNKKR, from the coding sequence ATGGGAATCCGCAAGTACAAGCCGACTACGCCGGGCCGTCGTGGCTCCAGCGTCGCCGACTTCGTCGAGGTCACGCGGTCCACGCCGGAGAAGTCGCTGGTCCGCCCGCTGCACAGCAAGGGCGGCCGTAACAACGCCGGTCGTGTGACCGTTCGCCACCAGGGTGGCGGACACAAGCGCGCCTACCGTGTCATCGACTTCCGTCGGCACGACAAGGACGGCGTGCCGGCGAAGGTCGCGCACATCGAGTACGACCCCAACCGCACCGCGCGCATCGCGCTGCTGCACTACGCCGACGGCGAGAAGCGCTACATCCTCGCCCCGCGCAACCTGCAGCAGGGCGACCGCGTCGAGAACGGTCCCGGGGCCGACATCAAGCCGGGCAACAACCTGGCGCTCCGCAACATCCCGGTCGGTACGACGATCCACGCGATCGAGCTCCGTCCCGGTGGCGGCGCCAAGTTCGCCCGCTCCGCCGGTGCCTCCGTGCAGCTGCTCGCGAAGGAGGGCACCATGGCCCACCTTCGCATGCCGTCCGGAGAGATCCGCCTGGTCGACCAGCGCTGCCGCGCCACGGTCGGCGAGGTCGGCAACGCCGAGCAGAGCAACATCAACTGGGGCAAGGCGGGCCGTAAGCGCTGGCTGGGCGTTCGCCCGACCGTGCGTGGTGTGGTCATGAACCCGGTGGACCACCCGCACGGTGGTGGCGAAGGCCGTACCTCGGGTGGTCGCCACCCGGTGTCCCCCTGGGGCAAGAAGGAAGGCCGTACTCGTTCGCCCAAGAAGGCGTCGAACAAGTACATCGTCCGCCGCCGCAAGACGAACAAGAAGCGCTAA
- the rplW gene encoding 50S ribosomal protein L23 — protein MATRHPSIASKAAKAAKAARVAKARRHEAEGKNTVVTPASKAFTDPRDVLLKPVVSEKSYALLDENKYTFVVAPGSNKTQIKEAVQAVFSVKVTGVNTINRQGKRKRTRTGFGKRADSKRAIVTLAEGDRIDIFGGPTS, from the coding sequence ATGGCTACGCGTCACCCGAGCATCGCCTCCAAGGCGGCCAAGGCCGCCAAGGCCGCGCGCGTCGCCAAGGCGCGCCGCCACGAGGCCGAGGGCAAGAACACCGTCGTCACCCCGGCCAGCAAGGCGTTCACGGACCCCCGTGACGTGCTGCTGAAGCCGGTCGTGTCCGAGAAGAGCTACGCGCTCCTCGACGAGAACAAGTACACGTTCGTCGTCGCGCCGGGCTCCAACAAGACCCAGATCAAGGAGGCCGTCCAGGCGGTCTTCTCGGTCAAGGTCACCGGGGTCAACACGATCAACCGCCAGGGCAAGCGGAAGCGGACCCGCACGGGCTTCGGCAAGCGTGCCGACAGCAAGCGCGCGATCGTGACCCTCGCCGAGGGCGACCGTATCGACATCTTCGGCGGTCCGACCTCCTGA
- the rplD gene encoding 50S ribosomal protein L4, with amino-acid sequence MSTVDILSPAGEKTGSVELPAEIFGVEKISIPLIHQVVVAQNAAARQGTHKTKRRGEVRGGGKKPYRQKGTGRARQGSTRAPQFAGGGVVHGPQPRDYSQRTPKKMKAAALRHALTDRARHNRIHVVTGVIEGENPSTKAARTLFGKISERKNLLLVVDRADEAAWLSARNLPQIHILEPGQLNTYDVLVSDDVVFTQAAFESFVSGPNKAVDTEGSEA; translated from the coding sequence ATGAGCACTGTTGACATCCTTTCGCCTGCCGGCGAGAAGACCGGAAGCGTCGAGCTCCCCGCGGAGATCTTCGGCGTGGAGAAGATCAGCATTCCGCTGATCCACCAGGTCGTCGTCGCGCAGAACGCCGCTGCCCGCCAGGGCACGCACAAGACCAAGCGTCGCGGCGAGGTCCGTGGTGGCGGCAAGAAGCCGTACCGCCAGAAGGGCACCGGCCGCGCCCGCCAGGGTTCGACCCGTGCGCCGCAGTTCGCCGGCGGTGGCGTCGTCCACGGCCCGCAGCCGCGTGACTACTCGCAGCGGACCCCGAAGAAGATGAAGGCCGCGGCCCTGCGCCACGCCCTCACCGACCGGGCCCGCCACAACCGCATCCACGTCGTGACCGGCGTCATCGAGGGCGAGAACCCGTCCACGAAGGCCGCCCGGACGCTGTTCGGCAAGATCTCGGAGCGCAAGAACCTGCTCCTGGTCGTCGACCGCGCCGACGAGGCCGCGTGGCTGTCCGCCCGCAACCTGCCCCAGATCCACATCCTGGAGCCGGGCCAGCTGAACACGTACGACGTTCTCGTCTCGGACGACGTGGTCTTCACCCAGGCCGCTTTCGAGTCCTTCGTGTCTGGCCCCAACAAGGCCGTTGACACCGAAGGGAGCGAAGCCTGA